A region of Solanum dulcamara chromosome 7, daSolDulc1.2, whole genome shotgun sequence DNA encodes the following proteins:
- the LOC129893941 gene encoding uncharacterized protein LOC129893941 produces MVLGLKTGTRNSPSVQVDYLIHIKGIKPWPPSQSLSTPRAVLIEWQYGDKHSGSTNQVVPSLGTGSGIGDGRIEFNESFRLPVTLLRETSFKGGDGDTFQKNCIEFHLYEPRRDKTVKGQHLGTATLDLADYGVIRESLSICPPINYKRTYRNSAQPLLFLKIQLGEKSRVRPSLRDSLKREASMDRNGSLSRLLSEEYAEEAEFASYTDDDVSSHLSLPVSSSTNGSNYGSPPQGEERSAGVKCSPGQDKDENVLDDKKRLGNMDKKQGTKSPSRLQGSLSHPSTDLSSDLAWISKKIGGSSSIQYSTSNVNNITEDTSNACMIIKQDKQAQCVEQIVASDENGSEMSSRQSSEEGLIDAHPDEKACPIPHVIDESSNFVNTVSNFSDNEIEEHTSTASLNELCDDARDAVTQNGFVEGENSKNYRENGQLCGPQNGEKHPEKEHEKEILENKGRCKKDESVSCYPEEDTQEPVLKKTDAVPAYRDSSGAKSSTPQNEILKQVMSVRSSPESNRDGSVGSDQFLVQDTPKGARGFSSNERKDQKVSPRDTTNILLESKIHKLEQRVKILEEELRESAAIEVGLYSVVAEHGCSANKVHAPARRLSRFYVHAYKENSVFNRGSAAKSAISGIYLVAKTCGNDVARLTFWLSNSVVLRATITKFHGQQQLPFSADTLPEKAIVKDKKKKFSPLKWESCSSNDVTNDDCDSLGNWEDPVTFIRALEKIEAWIFSRIIESIWWQTLIPYMQSGAATEICNDMVPEINRFRSTTSSSGAEEHGNFSLDLWKKALKDACERICPVRAGGHECGCLHLLSKLIMEQCVARLDVAIFNAILRESADQMPSDPISDPISDAKVLPIPAGKASFGAGAQLKIAIGNWSRWLTELVGSGGSNSVDDETRADNEDDGSEYDFSSESFHLLNALSDLMLLPKDMLLSRTIRKEVCPTFGPIIIRRVLNVFVPDEFCPDPIHEVVLEALNSKDPFDDEEDSVMSYPCTAAPTAYKPPSADGLLGDVSRHSQLRRSSSVLKKSYTSDDELDQLDLNFIISEGIATSLLVKSSSISKASGNGNAVRYQLLREVWINSE; encoded by the exons ATGGTTTTGGGATTGAAAACTGGAACTAGGAATAGCCCATCGGTTCAAGTTGATTATCTGATCCATATTAAGGGGATTAAACCTTGGCCACCCTCACAGTCACTGAGTACACCCCGTGCTGTTCTAATCGAATGGCAATATGGTGATAAGCACTCTGGATCTACTAACCAAGTCGTGCCATCGTTGGGAACTGGTTCTGGTATTGGTGATGGAAGAATTGAATTCAATGAGTCTTTTAGACTTCCTGTGACACTACTAAGGGAAACTTCCTTTAAAGGTGGAGATGGTGATACTTTCCAAAAAAATTGCATTGAATTCCACTTGTATGAACCCAGGCGTGATAAGACTGTGAAAGGTCAGCATTTAGGAACTGCTACCCTTGACTTGGCAGATTATGGTGTTATTAGAGAGAGTTTGAGCATATGTCCCCCCATTAACTACAAGCGAACTTACAGGAACTCAGCACAGCCCCTTCTTTTCCTGAAAATTCAGCTAGGTGAGAAGAGTCGCGTGAGGCCATCCTTGAGGGACAGCTTAAAAAGAGAAGCATCAATGGACCGAAATGGATCTCTTTCTAGATTACTAAGTGAAGAATATGCAGAGGAAGCTGAGTTTGCTTCATACACTGATGATGATGTTTCCTCTCACTTATCATTGCCTGTTTCTTCTTCAACTAACGGCTCAAACTATGGCTCACCACCTCAAGGAGAG GAAAGATCTGCAGGAGTAAAATGTAGCCCTGGACAAGACAAAGATGAAAATGTCCTAGATGATAAGAAAAGGCTTGGAAATATGGACAAAAAGCAAGGAACAAAATCTCCTTCAAGATTGCAAGGAAGTTTGTCACACCCCTCAACTGATTTGTCTTCTGATCTGGCTTGGATCTCAAAGAAAATTGGTGGTAGCAGTAGCATTCAATATTCAACATCTAATGTGAATAATATAACTGAGGATACTTCGAATGCCTGCATGATAATCAAACAGGACAAACAAGCACAATGTGTGGAACAAATAGTGGCCAGTGATGAAAATGGTAGTGAAATGTCCAGTCGGCAGAGCTCTGAGGAAGGCTTGATCGATGCTCATCCAGATGAAAAAGCCTGTCCAATTCCACATGTCATAGATGAGAGTAGTAACTTTGTTAACACGGTTAGTAATTTCTCCGACAATGAAATTGAAGAGCACACTTCAACTGCATCACTAAATGAGCTGTGTGATGATGCAAGAGATGCAGTTACTCAAAATGGTTTTGTTGAAGGTGAAAACAGTAAGAATTATCGGGAAAATGGTCAACTATGTGGTCCTCAAAATGGAGAGAAACACCCAGAGAAAGAGCACGAAAAAGAAATTTTGGAAAATAAAGGGAGATGCAAAAAGGATGAGTCAGTCAGTTGCTACCCTGAAGAGGATACTCAAGAACCTGTCCTGAAGAAAACTGATGCAGTTCCTGCTTACAGGGACAGTTCTGGAGCAAAGAGTAGTACTCCCCAAAATGAGATATTAAAGCAGGTGATGTCAGTCAGGTCATCACCAGAATCAAATAGGGATGGATCTGTTGGAAGTGATCAGTTTCTAGTGCAAGATACTCCAAAAGGTGCTAGAGGTTTTTCAAGCAATGAAAGAAAAGATCAAAAAGTGAGTCCTAGGGATACAACAAACATTCTTTTGGAAAGCAAAATCCATAAGCTGGAACAAAGAGTAAAGatacttgaagaagaattgagAGAATCTGCTGCTATTGAAGTTGGTCTTTACTCAGTTGTTGCAGAGCATGGATGTTCCGCGAATAAGGTCCATGCTCCGGCTAGACGCTTGTCTAGGTTCTATGTACATGCCTATAAAGAAAATTCTGTATTtaataggggaagtgctgctaAAAGTGCTATATCTGGAATATATTTGGTTGCAAAGACATGTGGAAATGATGTTGCTAG GTTAACTTTCTGGCTATCAAATTCAGTGGTGCTGAGAGCAACTATAACCAAATTCCATGGGCAGCAACAGTTACCTTTTTCTGCTGATACTTTGCCTGAAAAAGCTATTGTCAAggacaagaagaagaaattttCTCCACTTAAGTGGGAGTCTTGCTCCAGCAATGATGTCACAAATGACGATTGTGATAGTTTAGGCAATTGGGAGGACCCTGTTACATTTATAAGAGCACTTGAGAAAATTGAGGCTTGGATATTCTCCCGCATCATTGAATCTATTTGGTGGCAG acGCTCATTCCATATATGCAGTCTGGTGCTGCAACAGAAATCTGTAATGACATGGTTCCAGAGATAAATAGATTTCGCAGTACGACGTCTAGTTCAGGTGCTGAAGAGCATGGAAACTTTTCGTTGGATCTTTGGAAGAAAGCCTTGAAAGATGCCTGTGAAAGGATTTGCCCTGTTCGAGCTGGAGGACATGAATGTGGTTGTTTGCATTTGCTCTCTAAATTG ATAATGGAACAATGTGTGGCTAGATTGGACGTGGCTATATTCAATGCTATCCTTCGAGAGTCTGCTGATCAGATGCCTTCAGATCCTATATCAGATCCCATTAGTGATGCTAAGGTGCTTCCCATTCCAGCTGGAAAAGCTAGCTTTGGGGCAGGTGCACAACTGAAAATTGCG ATAGGGAATTGGTCCAGATGGCTCACTGAACTTGTTGGCAGCGGTGGTTCCAACTCAGTAGACGATGAAACTAGAGCAGATAATGAAGATGATGGGAGTGAATATGATTTCTCTTCCGAGTCTTTCCATCTCCTTAACGCACTGAGTGATCTTATGTTGCTTCCAAAGGATATGTTGTTAAGTAGGACAATAAGGAAAGAG GTCTGTCCCACATTTGGTCCGATCATAATAAGAAGGGTTCTTAATGTTTTTGTCCCAGATGAGTTTTGCCCTGATCCAATACATGAAGTTGTACTTGAAGCTCTTAACTCCAAG GATCCTTTTGATGACGAAGAAGATTCTGTCATGAGCTACCCATGCACAGCAGCTCCTACAGCTTATAAGCCACCTTCAGCTGATGGTTTATTAGGTGACGTTAGTCGCCATTCTCAGCTGAGACGAAGCAGTTCAGTGCTCAAGAAGTCATACACAAGCGATGATGAACTTGACCAGCTGGATTTGAACTTTATCATTTCTGAGGGCATTGCAACTTCACTTCTCGTAAAATCAAGTAGCATATCAAAAGCTAGCGGAAATGGAAATGCTGTTAGGTATCAACTCCTTCGGGAGGTTTGGATAAACAGTgaataa
- the LOC129895553 gene encoding 4-coumarate--CoA ligase-like 9 yields the protein MDSSSSSSSVDLNSGFSSKTKTFQSLRPPLLLPPESSPLSAASYALSLQQNTSPWLKSTAFIDSSTGRRISFSDFRQRVVSLASSIQNTLRLSKNDVAFVLSPNSTHIPILYFSLLSLGIVISPANPLSTESELLRQIKLTKPVIAFATSRNFQKLPKLKHPAVLIDSPEFESMMTNTNTGYLKFETVEVNQSDLAAIMYSSGTTGDVKGVKLTQQNFIASIANYHAQRPERNSPAVMLYTVPLFHVFGFHYILKSVTLTETVVVMERFDLKKMLKTVEDFKVTQLVVAPPVVVAMAKGSVTHGYDLSSLEAVGSGGAPLGKDVMQAFGDRFPNIILFQGYGLTETAGAAFRAATTEEMLRRGSVGRLLANSEAKIVDADTGIVLPPGEQGELWIKGPTIMQGYFDDPKNTSETLMPGGWLRTGDLCYIDHHGYLFVVDRLKELIKYKGYQVAPAELEQLLQSHPEIVDAAVIPYPDEEAGQLPMAFVVRRPRSSLVKEQVIDFISKQVAPYKKIRRVAFVSSIPKSPSGKILRKELKRIHLTGSKL from the exons ATGGACAGCTCAAGTTCATCATCTTCCGTCGACCTAAATAGCGGATTCTCTTCGAAAACCAAAACTTTCCAGAGTCTCCGACCACCACTCCTACTTCCTCCAGAATCTTCTCCTCTTTCCGCTGCTTCTTACGCACTATCTCTTCAACAGAACACTTCACCATGGCTAAAATCCACCGCTTTTATCGACTCATCCACCGGCCGCCGCATTTCCTTCTCCGATTTCCGGCAACGTGTTGTTTCCTTAGCTTCTTCCATTCAGAATACACTCCGTCTTTCCAAAAACGACGTCGCTTTTGTTCTTTCTCCGAATTCAACTCACATTCCGATTCTATActtttctcttctctccctcggTATTGTTATCTCTCCTGCTAATCCACTCAGCACAGAATCTGAGCTTTTGCGACAGATTAAGTTAACGAAACCTGTAATCGCATTTGCCACATCGAGAAACTTTCAGAAGCTTCCGAAATTGAAACATCCAGCTGTTCTAATCGATTCCCCGGAGTTCGAATCAATGATGACCAACACGAACACGGGATATTTGAAATTCGAAACAGTGGAAGTGAATCAATCGGATTTGGCGGCAATTATGTATTCGTCAGGGACTACAGGGGACGTAAAAGGAGTAAAGCTGACTCAACAGAATTTTATAGCAAGTATTGCAAATTACCATGCTCAGAGACCGGAGAGGAATTCGCCGGCGGTGATGTTGTATACGGTGCCGTTGTTTCATGTATTTGGTTttcactacattttgaaatcggTAACTTTAACTGAGACTGTTGTGGTCATGGAGAGATTTGATTTGAAGAAAATGTTGAAGACGGTAGAGGATTTCAAGGTGACTCAATTAGTGGTGGCTCCGCCGGTTGTGGTGGCGATGGCTAAAGGAAGTGTTACTCATGGCTATGATTTGAGTTCATTGGAAGCAGTTGGCAGTGGCGGAGCTCCACTTGGGAAAGACGTGATGCAAGCATTTGGAGACAGGTTTCCAAATATCATATTATTTCAA GGATATGGACTAACTGAAACAGCCGGAGCAGCATTTCGGGCTGCAACTACTGAAGAAATGCTTCGTCGGGGTTCTGTTGGAAGGCTACTGGCAAATAGTGAAGCAAAAATTGTAGATGCAGACACTGGGATTGTTCTGCCTCCTGGTGAGCAAGGAGAGCTCTGGATTAAAGGTCCAACCATTATGCAAG GTTACTTCGATGATCCAAAGAACACTTCTGAAACTCTGATGCCAGGTGGGTGGTTGAGGACTGGTGATCTTTGTTATATTGATCATCATGGGTACCTTTTTGTTGTAGACAGGCTGAAGGAGCTAATCAAATATAAGGGATACCAG GTTGCTCCTGCTGAACTAGAACAACTTCTTCAATCTCACCCTGAAATAGTAGATGCTGCTGTCATACC ATATCCTGATGAAGAAGCTGGTCAATTGCCCATGGCGTTTGTTGTGAGACGTCCCCGAAGTTCTCTTGTCAAAGAACAAGTGATTGATTTTATTTCAAAACAG GTTGCTCCATATAAGAAGATAAGGCGGGTGGCATTTGTTAGCTCCATACCAAAAAGTCCATCGGGGAAGATATTGAGAAAAGAATTAAAAAGGATTCATTTAACAGGATCTAAGTTGTAA
- the LOC129893942 gene encoding protoporphyrinogen oxidase, mitochondrial isoform X2: MAPSAGEDKQNCPKRVAVIGAGVSGLAAAYKLKIQGLNVTVFEAEGRAGGKLRSVTQDGLIWDEGANTMTESEGDVTFLLDSLGLREKQQFIPSNPIDLIKSNFLSTGSKLQILLEPLLWKNKKLTKVSEEHESVGGFFQRHFGKEVVDYLIDPFVAGTCGGDPDSLSMHHSFPELWNLEKRFGSVIVGAIRSKLSPIKEKKQGPPKTSVSKKRQRGSFSFLGGMQTLTDAICNDLKEDELRLNSRVLELSCSCSGDSAIDSWSIFSASPHKRQAEEESFDAVIMTAPLCDVKSMKIAKRGNPFLLNFIPEVDYVPLSVVITTYKRESVKHPLEGFGVLVPSNAQKHGLKTLGTLFSSMMFPDRAPNNVHLYTTFVGGSRNRELAKASRTELKEIVTSDLKQLLGAEGEPTYVNHVYWSKAFPLYGHNYDSVLDAIDKMEKNLPGLFYAGNHKGGLSVGKALSSGCNAADLVISYLEAASADTNNHS; encoded by the exons ATGGCTCCATCTGCCGGAGAAGATAAACAAA ATTGTCCCAAGAGAGTTGCAGTCATTGGTGCTGGCGTCAG TGGGCTTGCTGCAGCATACAAGTTGAAAATTCAGGGCTTGAATGTCACAGTGTTTGAAGCAGAAGGGAGAGCTGGAGGGAAGTTACGAAGCGTGACACAAGATGGGCTAATATGGGATGAAGGAGCAAATACTATG ACTGAAAGTGAAGGTGATGTCACATTTTTGCTTGATTCGCTTGGACTCCGAGAAAAGCAACAATTT ATACCTTCAAACCCAATTGACCTGATCAAAAGTAATTTTCTTTCCACTGGATCAAAG CTTCAGATTCTTTTAGAGCCACTTTTATGGAAGAATAAAAAGCTTACAAAGGTGTCTGAAGAACACGAAAG TGTTGGTGGATTCTTCCAGCGTCATTTTGGAAAGGAG GTTGTTGACTATCTAATTGACCCTTTTGTTGCTGGAACATGTGGTGGTGATCCTGACTCACTTTCT ATGCACCATTCATTTCCAGAGTTGTGGAATTTAGAGAAAAG GTTTGGCTCAGTCATTGTTGGGGCAATTCGATCCAAGTTATCAcctataaaagaaaagaaacaagggCCACCCAAGACTTCAGTAAGTAAGAAGCGCCAGCGGGGGTCCTTTTCATTTTTGGGCGGAATGCAA ACACTTACTGACGCAATATGCAATGATCTCAAAGAAGATGAACTTAGGCTAAACTCTAGAGTTCTGGAATTATCTTGTAGCTGTAGTGGGGACTCTGCGATAGATAGCTGGTCAATTTTTTCTGCCTCACCACACAAGCGGCAAGCAGAAGAAGAATCATTTGATGCTGTAATTATGACG GCCCCTCTCTGTGACGTTAAGAGTATGAAGATTGCTAAGAGAGGAAATCCATTTCTGCTCAACTTTATTCCTGAG GTTGATTATGTACCACTATCTGTTGTTATAACCACATATAAGAGGGAGAGTGTAAAGCATCCCCTTGAGGGTTTTGGAGTGCTTGTACCCTCCAATGCGCAAAAACATGGTCTGAAGACACTAG GCACCCTCTTCTCTTCTATGATGTTTCCAGATCGGGCACCCAACAATGTCCATCTCTATACTACATTTGTTGGTGGAAGCCGAAATAGAGAACTCGCGAAAGCCTCGAG GACTGAACTGAAAGAGATAGTAACTTCTGACCTTAAACAGTTGTTGGGTGCTGAGGGAGAGCCAACATATGTGAA TCATGTATACTGGAGTAAAGCATTTCCACTGTACGGGCATAACTATGATTCAGTCCTAGACGCAATCGACAAAATGGAGAAAAACCTTCCTGGATTATTCTATGCAG GTAACCACAAGGGGGGATTGTCAGTTGGCAAAGCATTATCTTCTGGATGCAATGCAGCAGATCTTGTTATATCATATCTTGAAGCCGCTTCAGCTGACACCAATAACCATAGCTGA
- the LOC129893942 gene encoding protoporphyrinogen oxidase, mitochondrial isoform X1 → MAPSAGEDKQNCPKRVAVIGAGVSGLAAAYKLKIQGLNVTVFEAEGRAGGKLRSVTQDGLIWDEGANTMTESEGDVTFLLDSLGLREKQQFPLSQNKRYIARNGTPTLIPSNPIDLIKSNFLSTGSKLQILLEPLLWKNKKLTKVSEEHESVGGFFQRHFGKEVVDYLIDPFVAGTCGGDPDSLSMHHSFPELWNLEKRFGSVIVGAIRSKLSPIKEKKQGPPKTSVSKKRQRGSFSFLGGMQTLTDAICNDLKEDELRLNSRVLELSCSCSGDSAIDSWSIFSASPHKRQAEEESFDAVIMTAPLCDVKSMKIAKRGNPFLLNFIPEVDYVPLSVVITTYKRESVKHPLEGFGVLVPSNAQKHGLKTLGTLFSSMMFPDRAPNNVHLYTTFVGGSRNRELAKASRTELKEIVTSDLKQLLGAEGEPTYVNHVYWSKAFPLYGHNYDSVLDAIDKMEKNLPGLFYAGNHKGGLSVGKALSSGCNAADLVISYLEAASADTNNHS, encoded by the exons ATGGCTCCATCTGCCGGAGAAGATAAACAAA ATTGTCCCAAGAGAGTTGCAGTCATTGGTGCTGGCGTCAG TGGGCTTGCTGCAGCATACAAGTTGAAAATTCAGGGCTTGAATGTCACAGTGTTTGAAGCAGAAGGGAGAGCTGGAGGGAAGTTACGAAGCGTGACACAAGATGGGCTAATATGGGATGAAGGAGCAAATACTATG ACTGAAAGTGAAGGTGATGTCACATTTTTGCTTGATTCGCTTGGACTCCGAGAAAAGCAACAATTT CCACTTTCACAGAACAAGCGTTACATTGCCAGAAATGGTACTCCTACTCTG ATACCTTCAAACCCAATTGACCTGATCAAAAGTAATTTTCTTTCCACTGGATCAAAG CTTCAGATTCTTTTAGAGCCACTTTTATGGAAGAATAAAAAGCTTACAAAGGTGTCTGAAGAACACGAAAG TGTTGGTGGATTCTTCCAGCGTCATTTTGGAAAGGAG GTTGTTGACTATCTAATTGACCCTTTTGTTGCTGGAACATGTGGTGGTGATCCTGACTCACTTTCT ATGCACCATTCATTTCCAGAGTTGTGGAATTTAGAGAAAAG GTTTGGCTCAGTCATTGTTGGGGCAATTCGATCCAAGTTATCAcctataaaagaaaagaaacaagggCCACCCAAGACTTCAGTAAGTAAGAAGCGCCAGCGGGGGTCCTTTTCATTTTTGGGCGGAATGCAA ACACTTACTGACGCAATATGCAATGATCTCAAAGAAGATGAACTTAGGCTAAACTCTAGAGTTCTGGAATTATCTTGTAGCTGTAGTGGGGACTCTGCGATAGATAGCTGGTCAATTTTTTCTGCCTCACCACACAAGCGGCAAGCAGAAGAAGAATCATTTGATGCTGTAATTATGACG GCCCCTCTCTGTGACGTTAAGAGTATGAAGATTGCTAAGAGAGGAAATCCATTTCTGCTCAACTTTATTCCTGAG GTTGATTATGTACCACTATCTGTTGTTATAACCACATATAAGAGGGAGAGTGTAAAGCATCCCCTTGAGGGTTTTGGAGTGCTTGTACCCTCCAATGCGCAAAAACATGGTCTGAAGACACTAG GCACCCTCTTCTCTTCTATGATGTTTCCAGATCGGGCACCCAACAATGTCCATCTCTATACTACATTTGTTGGTGGAAGCCGAAATAGAGAACTCGCGAAAGCCTCGAG GACTGAACTGAAAGAGATAGTAACTTCTGACCTTAAACAGTTGTTGGGTGCTGAGGGAGAGCCAACATATGTGAA TCATGTATACTGGAGTAAAGCATTTCCACTGTACGGGCATAACTATGATTCAGTCCTAGACGCAATCGACAAAATGGAGAAAAACCTTCCTGGATTATTCTATGCAG GTAACCACAAGGGGGGATTGTCAGTTGGCAAAGCATTATCTTCTGGATGCAATGCAGCAGATCTTGTTATATCATATCTTGAAGCCGCTTCAGCTGACACCAATAACCATAGCTGA
- the LOC129893942 gene encoding protoporphyrinogen oxidase, mitochondrial isoform X3, whose translation MTESEGDVTFLLDSLGLREKQQFPLSQNKRYIARNGTPTLIPSNPIDLIKSNFLSTGSKLQILLEPLLWKNKKLTKVSEEHESVGGFFQRHFGKEVVDYLIDPFVAGTCGGDPDSLSMHHSFPELWNLEKRFGSVIVGAIRSKLSPIKEKKQGPPKTSVSKKRQRGSFSFLGGMQTLTDAICNDLKEDELRLNSRVLELSCSCSGDSAIDSWSIFSASPHKRQAEEESFDAVIMTAPLCDVKSMKIAKRGNPFLLNFIPEVDYVPLSVVITTYKRESVKHPLEGFGVLVPSNAQKHGLKTLGTLFSSMMFPDRAPNNVHLYTTFVGGSRNRELAKASRTELKEIVTSDLKQLLGAEGEPTYVNHVYWSKAFPLYGHNYDSVLDAIDKMEKNLPGLFYAGNHKGGLSVGKALSSGCNAADLVISYLEAASADTNNHS comes from the exons ATG ACTGAAAGTGAAGGTGATGTCACATTTTTGCTTGATTCGCTTGGACTCCGAGAAAAGCAACAATTT CCACTTTCACAGAACAAGCGTTACATTGCCAGAAATGGTACTCCTACTCTG ATACCTTCAAACCCAATTGACCTGATCAAAAGTAATTTTCTTTCCACTGGATCAAAG CTTCAGATTCTTTTAGAGCCACTTTTATGGAAGAATAAAAAGCTTACAAAGGTGTCTGAAGAACACGAAAG TGTTGGTGGATTCTTCCAGCGTCATTTTGGAAAGGAG GTTGTTGACTATCTAATTGACCCTTTTGTTGCTGGAACATGTGGTGGTGATCCTGACTCACTTTCT ATGCACCATTCATTTCCAGAGTTGTGGAATTTAGAGAAAAG GTTTGGCTCAGTCATTGTTGGGGCAATTCGATCCAAGTTATCAcctataaaagaaaagaaacaagggCCACCCAAGACTTCAGTAAGTAAGAAGCGCCAGCGGGGGTCCTTTTCATTTTTGGGCGGAATGCAA ACACTTACTGACGCAATATGCAATGATCTCAAAGAAGATGAACTTAGGCTAAACTCTAGAGTTCTGGAATTATCTTGTAGCTGTAGTGGGGACTCTGCGATAGATAGCTGGTCAATTTTTTCTGCCTCACCACACAAGCGGCAAGCAGAAGAAGAATCATTTGATGCTGTAATTATGACG GCCCCTCTCTGTGACGTTAAGAGTATGAAGATTGCTAAGAGAGGAAATCCATTTCTGCTCAACTTTATTCCTGAG GTTGATTATGTACCACTATCTGTTGTTATAACCACATATAAGAGGGAGAGTGTAAAGCATCCCCTTGAGGGTTTTGGAGTGCTTGTACCCTCCAATGCGCAAAAACATGGTCTGAAGACACTAG GCACCCTCTTCTCTTCTATGATGTTTCCAGATCGGGCACCCAACAATGTCCATCTCTATACTACATTTGTTGGTGGAAGCCGAAATAGAGAACTCGCGAAAGCCTCGAG GACTGAACTGAAAGAGATAGTAACTTCTGACCTTAAACAGTTGTTGGGTGCTGAGGGAGAGCCAACATATGTGAA TCATGTATACTGGAGTAAAGCATTTCCACTGTACGGGCATAACTATGATTCAGTCCTAGACGCAATCGACAAAATGGAGAAAAACCTTCCTGGATTATTCTATGCAG GTAACCACAAGGGGGGATTGTCAGTTGGCAAAGCATTATCTTCTGGATGCAATGCAGCAGATCTTGTTATATCATATCTTGAAGCCGCTTCAGCTGACACCAATAACCATAGCTGA